The proteins below come from a single Luteitalea sp. genomic window:
- a CDS encoding PIN domain-containing protein: MAAARVTGAESSAQDVVEEPESPLYLIDKSAWEQRQHSVTAGQRINHLVIEGRAATCWLAALEHLYSARNSADLSDRRDSLDLLVWLPVTAAVESTAFDVMARLARKGQHRLPLPDITIAATALVHGAIVMHYDSDFERIAEATGQRHEWIVPRGTGHGRRTEDTGRPPG; this comes from the coding sequence ATGGCGGCGGCGCGGGTGACCGGTGCGGAGTCGTCCGCTCAGGACGTGGTCGAAGAGCCAGAGAGCCCACTTTATCTCATCGATAAATCGGCCTGGGAACAACGCCAGCATAGCGTGACCGCAGGCCAGCGCATCAACCATCTGGTCATTGAAGGCCGGGCGGCAACCTGCTGGCTAGCGGCGCTGGAACATCTCTATTCGGCGCGCAACAGCGCAGACCTGTCCGACCGGCGCGACTCCCTCGACCTGCTCGTCTGGTTACCTGTCACGGCGGCGGTGGAGTCGACAGCGTTCGATGTCATGGCGAGACTCGCCCGAAAAGGACAGCACCGCCTTCCCCTTCCGGATATCACCATCGCGGCGACAGCTCTCGTGCACGGGGCAATCGTCATGCATTACGACAGTGATTTCGAACGCATCGCGGAGGCGACAGGTCAGCGACACGAATGGATCGTGCCGCGCGGTACCGGCCACGGCCGCAGGACCGAGGACACTGGCCGGCCGCCAGGATGA